In Ananas comosus cultivar F153 unplaced genomic scaffold, ASM154086v1, whole genome shotgun sequence, a single genomic region encodes these proteins:
- the LOC109703796 gene encoding uncharacterized protein LOC109703796 — protein MRFLHGAPPPTCPVDRRCLQWAQIYLKYCVCGAKDEIALLLGLVSVVSWGIAEVPQIITNYKTKSTEGLSVAFLMTWIIGDLFNLVGCLLEPATLPTQFYMALLYTATTVVLTGQTIYYSHIYPRLKANKSRASSKEEENSATEKLLAYKDDHKSKASDQANGDSSGIEGNHMRSSPIPVDPTVIQRYTSDGRDFYYMSARSLSSSPIPIAGSWLPHSPYTSRTPLLTQTRFLSREPLLDGLVPTQSAPPTSNTRNILSVVPFTAFCLVMYFNYFSIGNTFNTSPHGTVLRLGRKLLQVKRGDSSLQHSGENSGIGSFLGWAMAAIYMGGRLPQIFLNIRRGNVEGLNPLMFTFALIGNATYVGSILVNSLDWNKIRPNLPWLVDAGGCVLLDSLIILQFVYFHLRTRKNHEDADTD, from the exons ATGAGATTTCTTCATGGAGCTCCTCCACCTACTTGCCCTGTGGACCGGCGTTGTTTGCAGTGGGCTCAGATTTACCTGAAATATTGTGTCTGTGGTGCAAAGGATGAAATTGCTTTGTTGCTTGGATTGGTCAGTGTTGTTAGTTGGGGCATTGCCGAGGTTCCGCAGATTATCACGAATTATAAGACGAAGTCTACGGAAGGCCTTTCGGTGGCTTTTCTTATGACTTGGATCATAGG GGATTTATTTAACCTTGTTGGTTGCCTACTGGAACCTGCTACT ttGCCAACACAGTTTTACATGGCTTTG TTATACACAGCAACTACAGTGGTCTTAACAGGACAGACTATATACTATAGTCACATTTATCCACGACTCAAGGCTAACAAAAGTAGAGCATCTAGCAAG GAAGAAGAAAATTCAGCAACTGAAAAGCTATTGGCGTATAAGGATGACCACAAATCTAAAGCAAGTGACCAAGCAAATGGAGACAGTTCTGGAATTGAAGGAAACCATATGCGAAGCTCACCAATTCCTGTTGACCCAACCGTAATTCAACGTTATACTTCTGACGGCAGGGATTTCTACtatat GTCGGCACGATCTCTATCAAGCAGCCCAATACCAATAGCTGGTTCTTGGTTACCTCATTCACCTTATACTAGCAGGACACCCCTGCTCACACAAACTCGATTTCTTTCAAGAGAACCATTACTAGATGGTCTTGTTCCAACACAATCTGCGCCACCAACAAGCAATACAAGAAATATACTCTCCGTG GTACCTTTTACGGCGTTCTGCCTggttatgtattttaattacttcTCTATAGGCAATACATTCAATACATCGCCTCATGGAACGGTTCTACGGTTGGGCCGGAAGCTTTTACAG GTGAAAAGAGGCGACTCATCACTTCAACATAGTGGCGAAAACAGCGGGATTGGAAGCTTCCTCGGCTGGGCAATGGCCGCTATATATATGGGGGGCCGACTTCCTCAAATTTTCTTGAAT ATTAGGCGAGGAAatgtagag GGCCTCAATCCGCTAATGTTTACATTTGCTTTAATTGGAAATGCAACTTATGTAGGAAG CATACTCGTAAATAGTTTGGATTGGAATAAAATCCGGCCAAATCTTCCATGGCTAGTTGATGCTGGGGGATGTGTGCTTCTTGATTCCCTT ATAATCCTTCAATTTGTGTACTTCCATCTTCGAACAAGAAAGAATCACGAAGACGCAGATACTGATTAG
- the LOC109703797 gene encoding uncharacterized protein LOC109703797, producing MAMGGGGGGGGGGGGLSAEEASTMGGIATVSLLHSFIPTHWLPFSIVGRAQNWSLSTTLLITAFGGVLHVVSTSLLGITAVTMANTIAGEETVHKLASLLLIFLGASYIVLFALGKGGHSHAHNHPMEKMAVAGLVLVPALSPCATTLPVFLAVGNSSSMMILAIIVLLFSTITVMTSLVALSYYGASQIKFHWVERYDKLLVGSVLCLVGTLTYIFHHHDGDEHSAEGHLHRKLTGL from the exons ATGGCGatgggtggtggtggtggtggtggtggtgggggtggggggttGAGCGCGGAGGAGGCGTCGACGATGGGTGGGATCGCGACGGTGTCGCTGCTGCACTCCTTCATCCCCACGCACTGGCTCCCCTTCTCCATTGTCGGCCGCGCCCAGAACTGGTCCCTCTCCACCACCCTCCTCATCA CTGCATTTGGAGGTGTCTTGCATGTGGTTTCGACCTCTCTTCTTGGCATCACAGCAGTAACTATGGCTAACACTATTGCAGGCGAGGAGACAGTGCATAAACTTGCTTCCCTTTTGCTCATATTTCTAGGAGCAAGCTATATTGTATTATTTGCTCTGGGGAAGGGAGGGCATAGTCATGCACACAACCATCCGATGGAGAAGATGGCTGTGGCTGGGCTGGTACTTGTACCTGCATTATCTCCATGCGCAACAACCCTTCCTGTGTTTCTTGCGGTCGGTAACTCGTCCTCCATGATGATTCTCGCCATCATCGTGCTACTATTCAG TACAATCACGGTGATGACCTCTCTGGTGGCTCTATCATACTACGGCGCGAGCCAAATCAAGTTTCACTGGGTAGAACGGTATGATAAGCTTCTTGTCGGCTCGGTGCTTTGCCTGGTCGGTACCCTAACCTACATTTTCCACCACCACGACGGCGACGAGCACTCTGCTGAAGGGCATCTTCACAGAAAACTTACAGGCCTGTGA